CGGACCATGTCGTCCATGCGACTCATGAGAAATGCTACCTTCTCACAACCAGGTTCTCTTCCTTCAGTCCAGGTTATTTTGTCTCCTCGTATATCTTTAGTGGAGTCGCTTCTTTGACTAACCAACTGTCCATCAGTAAATTTACCAGTCTTGTGGAGGGCTCTCACATCCTCCAAAATGCTCAGTCCAGTCTCTTCTCCAAGGAAATTGTCAACAACACAAATGCCATGCTTATTCATACATGGAACAATATAGTCCATAGCCAGTTTTTGCGGGGGGGACATCGTTTGTCCGTTGGTCTTAGAGCTGAGTTTAATTCCTTCCCCAGTCTGCTTGCTGTCAGACACACTACCCGAGCGAGTTGCTGAAGTGATCAAATCTTTCATTCTTTCGCCACCTGCAGGCGGATTTGAAAGCCCAGTGTTTGTGGTGCTCTGAGAAGCTGTTTTACTCTGTTGTTCTGTGCTTTTCTTTTTTAGCTGCTTGTCTTGCCCTCCTTTCGCAGTCCGTGCGGGCTGTTGTGTTGATTCGGGCTGTGGCTGACACTGTGGTTTCTCGGCCTCTTTACAAACCTGCTTGTGCTTCTTCCAGTCCGCTTTCTGGTGTTCTTTACTACAGTAGAAAGAGTTCCGACACCGTCCACATTTAAGCAGGTTTTCCATCTTTCCACAAAGCTCACAATACTGCTGGTCCATGTCCAAATCGGTCCCTGCGGCCCTTTCCTTTACGCTCTCTCACTCCATGCTTATACAAGAGCGAATGCCACTTTAAACCGAGGTCTTTTCAAGCGCTTCTACCGTGCAAGTTTAGAAGGCTCCTGAAACAATACAAACGAAACCGGAGAGCGGGGGCTCCCAGGTAAATCATTGAATCACGCGGTGACTTGCGCTCCTTTTGGGTTCGGTAGTAGATAAAATACTGTTTGAACGCGACATAACAAATTGTCTGACTCTTGTTTGCAGTGTGACGTTCTGGTCGAGTCGCATGGCGACGACGCACGGTACACCCCCCAACCCCCCCAACTCACTCCACACGTAGCCCAAAGTAACCCAACCCCTGGCGTCAGCATAACGAGGGCATGGCCAACCGTTAAGGGCCAAGGCCCATTCATAAGGTTGAAACAAAGAGTGCAGTTTTTTTTCAAattagttgttgtttttgtcattcaAATCATTATTAACTATAACCACtcattattttatattttcagtTAAAGTTAAAGTGGTTGTTTACATATGCATGTTATGTTTACTGCTTATGAATGTGTTTCTAAGTTATGAATATGTTATGAAGTCCTTAGGTACATTTCATGATTTGATGTTCCCAATATTCTTCTCATCATTAAATAGAAAGTGTTTCGACCTGCAATGAAGCTTTGTTAATTTGCAATATGTCTTTCatcaaatgtactttttatacTAGGATAAAGAGTGAACTTATTAGCCTAACATATAAAACGGTATATTCAGAGTTGATAAAAATATATGATACTACATTATAAATAAAATATCATAATAATCATAAACTAGAAATATACAAACAATTCACCACCCATTGATGTTTGACTCATTCACTGAAAATAGATACTGGCAAACGGTCATGTTCCTTTACCTAGAAATTCCTCTGCACCAGCAGCATAAAATAAATGAGGATTAATATCAAATCGAGTTGAACACCTGCTTGGTAAATACTGGCATTCTTACAGGAACTGTAGGAACTGAGTCTGGCTGCACGTACACAGTCGGCTTCAGTCTTTTTAGAGGGGAGGACCTCATATAGCACTCAACCTTTACCTCTCCCGAAGAAGAAGGCATGAATGTGTTTCATTGTAAAAACAAGGAAGACCAACCTGCAACCTTACTGTCTCCTAGCAGGGTTATAATAAACCATGAGTTGGAAGTGTATCATCAAAATTATACTGCTCAACTTTGGAATAAAAGGCTGTTGGTGCATTTAAAAAGTTGAGCATGCACTTTAAATAAAATATAGTTcaaatatcaacaacaacaaaaagatttTGATTGTGATAATACCCATTTTTGCTGTATAAACAGAGGGACACAaatgtaattttaaaaaacaacaacaacacaaatcaCCAAGTAGAAACGTTTGGTAACACTTTCTATGAGGCACCAAAACTTTCAAATTGCGTTATGCCTTAAGATATACTTACAGTAAATTATAACACTAGAAAGTGTTACCAAGTTTTTTCTAGGCACTAGGGCCAACTCAGCCATTACATGAAGTGTGTCAAGGCACTGATTATGACATGCCGCCCTTGGATAAGACATAAAATTACCCAAAGATTATTATTTCTCATTGCTATCttagggagaggtagagaattGGACTGAGGCAGACATTTTGTCTGCCAAGTTTTTGAAGGGAACATTAGGGGCTTTTTCTAACTGCTTTTTTCTGTAGTTATCTTAAAGCTTGAAGTTAATTTTAGAGTAGAGTCCTAGATTAATTGCTTTTTCATCCATGCTGACTTGACCActagccctttcccaacaattcaAGATTTCTTAAAAACAAATATAGTTTTTAATCAACATTCCAAAATTGATCGACAGCCCAACATTGTGGTGATTATCTCACAGCAAAACAGCAAGTGTTAAATCAGAAGTGTCTATATTGTCCTACACCACACGGTGTTAGCTACATCTGTGTAGTGTGGAACAATATAGACACTTTTTTGTGTTACATTTAATCCTATAAGTGTTCACTTTCGGGGAGTTTCAGTAACTGCAAAGAGTTGAAAATGAACACTAATACAGTTGACTACTTTTGAACACTGTAGAGTTGTAACTTGAATTATACAATGTAAAACCTTAAGGTTAAGATGTTCTCACAGAGGGCTAGTCTTTAGAGTGGTTGTTGTTTGCACAGTAACCATTAACATCTCTCAGTGGCTACATCTGGGGCATAATTATCCCTGATATGAAAAGTGCTTTGATAAGGTCTGTCTGAGTAACAGTTGGCTTGCTGGAACTTTTTCTGCTAATACTATCTTAGATACGCTAAGAAGGGAGGGTATTTTCACAACAACTTTTGGTAACTTTCTATGAGGCACATGCATTTATAATGCCTTATGATAGGCCTATAACACTGGCTGTGAACTGTCATAAGAACTCATAAGTAGATATAACATCCTTATAATACACTCTCTGAATTCTGAAATACCCctttgtacagtaccagtcaaaggtttggacacacctactcattcaagtttttaaaaaaaactattttctactttgtagaataataatgaagacatcaaaactatgaaataacacacatggaatcatgtagtaatcaaaaaagtgttaaacaaatgaaaatatattttatatttgagattcttcaaagaagccaccctttgcattgataacagctttgcacactcttggcattctctcaaccagcatcatgaggtagtcacctgtaatgcatttcaatgaacaggtgcgccttgttaaaagttcatttgtgggatttatttccttcttaatgtgtttgagccaatcagttgtgttgtgacaaggtaggggtgatatacagaagatagccttatttggtaaaagaccaagtccatattatgggaaaaacagctcaaataagcaaagagaaatgacattccatcactactttaagacgtgaaggtcagtcaatctggaaaatgtcaagaactttgaaagtttcttcaagtgcagtcgaaaaaaaccaccaagcgctatgatgaaactggctctcaagaggaccacctcaggaaaggaagacccagagttacctctgctgcacaggTAAAGTTCATTAgaataactgcacctcagattgcagcccaaataaatgcctcacagaattcaagtaacagacacatctcaacatcaactgttcagaggagactgtgaatcaggccttcatggtcgaattactgcaaagaagccactactaaaggacaccaataagaagaagagacctgATTGGGCCAAGtaatacgagcaatggacattagactgatggaaatctgtcctttggtctgacgagtccaaatgtgagatttttggttccaaccgctgtgtctttgtgagacacagagtaggtgaaggaatgatttgtggttcccaccgtgaagcatggaggaggaggtgtgatggtgtgggggtgctttgctggtgacactgtcagtgatttatttagaattcaaggcacacttaaccagcatggctaccacagcattctgcagtgatacaccatcccatctggtttgcgcttagtgggactatcatttggatAATGACCTAAAatgcacctccaggctgtgtgagggctatttttaccaagaaggagagtgatggattgctgcatcagatgacctggcctccactatCACCAAAactaaacccaattgagatggtttgggatgagttggaccgcagagtgaaggaaaagtggccaacaagtgctcaacatatgtgggggAACTCCTACAAGAGAGTTTgttaaagcattccaggtgaagctggttgagagaagaccaagagtgtgcaaagctgtcatcaagacaatgGGTGTCCACTTTTTTgtgtactacatgattccatatgtgttatttaatagttttgatgttttcactcttactctacaatgcagaaaatagtacaaataaagaaaaacccttgaatgagtaggtgtgtccaaacctttgaccggtactgtatgttTGGATAGTAGGTAGGCCTATTATATTCACTTCATGGCCAGCCTGACTGTCATCTCTTCAGTTGCTTATTAGGCCCACTTTGCTGCCACATATAAAATGACTCAACAACATTGGCACTGGGGcacagggtatgtttggcaatAACTCACCTTCTTCTTTCTGCTCCATCTGACGGCGGCAGTGACTTTGCACGCCCCAACACCGAAGGCTTTGTTAGGCCCTGCCATGATGGTACGTGGTGCTGACGTTGGCACCTGCGGGTAGACCTGAACCGATCCGTGGTGTTGGAAGCATCACAGTATTGGCAATGCCAGTCTTGGCTTGCAGCTGAGTGTGCCTCTCTGATGCACGTGTATGCAAAACAGCTGTGTGTAAAGTGACCTTTTGCAGTGTTATGGATGAAACGTTATGGATGAAACACCAGTTCGTTATGGAAGCAGAGTCAAAATCATAATCAATGATTGGATAGAATTAACACAGCAATTTATGGATAAATAGTCTAAGCTAACCTTAAATCGTTGCAATTTATCCATTATTCTCACATGGGGGCTTTGAAAAAGCCATACCTTCACAGAAGAAGGCTGTAAGCATTTAAAGAGAACGTGGAGAGAGGACTCAAGCAACTGCACATTCACGACCCACATAAACTCCCACATCGCTCAGTATGTGATATGTATTGTCTCACTAAGAAAGGCGCAGTCGACCCAAAGTGATAAGCGCACTGGGTTTCTTAACAGATGCATACCAAATATAAATCCCTGCCCCTATCTACATGGCTGCGATATTACCACCTCCTTTAGAGGGTGTCACAATATACCAACCCCCTTTAGAAGGTGTTGCAAAAGATGGAGGTATACTATTTAACCGTCTGTTTTGCCCTCATTTTTATGTCACTTACGCGGTTCCCATGGAAAACAAGGGACCTGGTTTTGTCGATGTGGGCAGACGTTTTGATATTCTTGGATGCCTACCACGCCAGCTCATTTTCAAGGTTGCATCTGAAGTCTTACCCTATATTCTTCCTATCTAGTgcacctttgaccagagccctatggtccagAGCCCTATGCACTACACAGGAAATAGCAGAGGTGTGGACTCAAGTCAC
This Oncorhynchus tshawytscha isolate Ot180627B linkage group LG32, Otsh_v2.0, whole genome shotgun sequence DNA region includes the following protein-coding sequences:
- the LOC112235558 gene encoding egl nine homolog 1 isoform X2, with translation MDQQYCELCGKMENLLKCGRCRNSFYCSKEHQKADWKKHKQVCKEAEKPQCQPQPESTQQPARTAKGGQDKQLKKKSTEQQSKTASQSTTNTGLSNPPAGGERMKDLITSATRSGSVSDSKQTGEGIKLSSKTNGQTMSPPQKLAMDYIVPCMNKHGICVVDNFLGEETGLSILEDVRALHKTGKFTDGQLVSQRSDSTKDIRGDKITWTEGREPGCEKVAFLMSRMDDMVRHCNGKLGNYRINGRTKAMVACYPGDGTGYVRHVDNPNGDGRCVTCIYYLNKDWEAKFVETSPGKEAFFITR
- the LOC112235558 gene encoding egl nine homolog 1 isoform X1, whose amino-acid sequence is MDQQYCELCGKMENLLKCGRCRNSFYCSKEHQKADWKKHKQVCKEAEKPQCQPQPESTQQPARTAKGGQDKQLKKKSTEQQSKTASQSTTNTGLSNPPAGGERMKDLITSATRSGSVSDSKQTGEGIKLSSKTNGQTMSPPQKLAMDYIVPCMNKHGICVVDNFLGEETGLSILEDVRALHKTGKFTDGQLVSQRSDSTKDIRGDKITWTEGREPGCEKVAFLMSRMDDMVRHCNGKLGNYRINGRTKAMVACYPGDGTGYVRHVDNPNGDGRCVTCIYYLNKDWEAKKHGGILRIFPEAKAQFVDIEPKFDRLLFFWSDRRNPHEVQPAYYTRYAITVWYFDADERARAKEKYLTSAGEKGVNVELNKPSDLS